GCGATCGCACATCTTGCGGTAACTCCCCTACGCGTCGATTGAGTTGACGCAGCACAAGCTCGCGCCCTTCTGCTAAGCGCCCTTGTTGTTCTCCACGTTGTTCTCCACGCTGTTCGCCAATTTGTTCGCCCTCAGCTAAGATCTCTTGATAAATTACCGACTCGCGCATCATCCCCTCCCGAAAGATTCGTCGGATTAACTCTTTGTTATATTTTAACCCCGCTAATATTTGTGTATACGCCGCGATTTCGGAGCGTTGTTCAACAGCTTCAAGTTGATTGACTCGTTGGACGACTTGTTGTAGTAAGCTTTGCGGTTGTGTTGTTGCGGTTAATGGGGCAAATGGTAATAATGCGGGTTCATCTAGAAATTGTGCCACATCTTCTTCCCACATCCGTATTACGCGATACTCATGACGAGTCATTTCTACATTAAAGGCAGTTTCGATAATTGTGTCGGGTGCGGGTGGAAGTAATAAAACAACGACTTGCGTAACTGGAAGATGATATAAACGATACAACCTTACCCAATAGTCGAGCATTCGTATCGGTAGGGGTGGTGTGGATTCTAGTTTGGTTTGGAATTCTAGATGTAAGATGCGTCCTTGTAGCTGTAAAAATGTCACATAATCTGCGCGAATTGGTTCAATACTCAATTCGGTTTTGAGGACTGTAACTTCAGTTTGCGGTGTACCTAACACCCAACTAGCAAATGTTGCAGGATGTTTTTCGGATAGGAGTTTGCACAGGTTATCAAATGACATGAAAAATTGATGGCAATCAAATTAGATATTGCCATTATCTTGATAAAGGTCAACTACGATTAGCAATAATAGACCTCTTGCAAAAGGTACTTTTGCTTATTGGTGGGTAAAGGTTAAAGGAAAATTTCATCTTTTTCACCTTGTCCCTTTCCCCCTTTCCCGACTTTTGCAAAAAGTTTAATAGACCTCCTGCGCGAATACTTAAAACTGTCATGTTGAGTGAAGCGAAACATCTCCTGAGATTCTAGCCTGCGGCAATGCTGCGCGAACACTACACTGTGTTTCGTTCAGAATGACATCCATATTTTTTTGATTCATGCAGGAGGTTTAATGAATAAAATTCAACAAATTAGCCCACGTGACGCAACGGTTCAAGCGTTGATTGCGCCATTAGATAAGTGTTAAAGAATGAGAGCGATCGCCCCTCAAGATAAACGCGATCGCATCCTAACCCAAAAAATTAAGCCCCCTCACGCAGTTTATCGAGTACACCACGATCTTCTAATGTAGAAGTATCTCCAGAAACTTCTTGCCCAGAGGCGAGATTGCGTAACAACCGCCGCATGATTTTACCCGAACGAGTTTTTGGCAACGCATCAGTAAAGCGAATTTCACCAGGACGCGCGATCGCACCAATTTCTTTAACAACGTGCTGCTTGAGTTCTTTACTCAGTTGTTCGCTCGGTTGATACGTACCCTCTAAAGTCACAAAAGCAACAATATCTTCTCCTTTGACCTCGTCAGGTTTACTGACAATTGCTGCCTCAGCAACAGCAGGATGCGATACTAGTGCAGATTCAACCTCCATTGTGCCTAAACGGTGTCCAGAAACATTAATCACGTCATCAACACGCCCCATCACCCAAAAATAACCATCTTCATCACGTCTCGCACCATCACCAGCAAAATAAACATATTTGCCATCTTGTGGTGGGATATGTTCCCAATAAGTACGCCGGAAGCGATCGGGATCGCCGTATACCGTACGCATCATTCCAGGCCAGGGATGACGGACAATTAAATAACCACCTGCGTTGTCACCTACCGAATTACCTTCTAAATCAACAACATCTGCGAGAATACCAGGAAAAGGACGTGTTGCCGAACCAGGTTTTGTCGGAATTGCCCCAGGTAGGGGGGTAATCATAATTCCTCCGGTTTCCGTTTGCCACCAGGTATCCACAATTGGACAGCGATCGCCGCCGATG
The DNA window shown above is from Gloeocapsopsis sp. IPPAS B-1203 and carries:
- a CDS encoding DUF4351 domain-containing protein translates to MSFDNLCKLLSEKHPATFASWVLGTPQTEVTVLKTELSIEPIRADYVTFLQLQGRILHLEFQTKLESTPPLPIRMLDYWVRLYRLYHLPVTQVVVLLLPPAPDTIIETAFNVEMTRHEYRVIRMWEEDVAQFLDEPALLPFAPLTATTQPQSLLQQVVQRVNQLEAVEQRSEIAAYTQILAGLKYNKELIRRIFREGMMRESVIYQEILAEGEQIGEQRGEQRGEQQGRLAEGRELVLRQLNRRVGELPQDVRSHIDTLSLEQIENLAEALLDFQGITDLEAWLSQGV